The DNA window TCGAGATCGCAACGCGCGGCGGCGCGGACGTGCTGAACCGCCCCGACTGCGGACGCCTCGCGCCCGGCAAACGTGCCGACATCGCGATCTGGGATGTTACGGGCGTGGAAAGCGCAGGCAGCTGGGACCCGGCCGCCTTGCTGTTGGCGGGGCCTACGAAGGTGAAACACCTCTTTGTCGAAGGACGCCAGGTTGTCCGTGATAGCCATGTCACAAGCATCGACCTGCCACGGGTGATCGAACGCCAGAACCAATTGGCTCGGGCGCTTCAGGCGTAACGCCTGAACTTCACCCTTTCTAAAATACTCCCGCCGGAGGCTCGTGCCCCGCAAGGGGCACGATCAGCGGCGCTGACCGTTGATCCAAACCTCGGCGATGGCCCGGTCATCACCCATCATGATGGTTGGGAAGACAGCCTCCCACAGATCATCCGCTACGGCAGAGCGTTGCGAAATCGCAGGCGTCGAAGCCAGATCAAGGACAATCAGGTCCGCCTCCATCCCCGGAGCCAGGTTGCCGATCTTGTCGTCCATCCGCAGGCTGCGGGCTGACCCAACGGTCGCCAGCCACAACAGTTGCGCCGCATGCAGCGGGACGCCGCGCAGCTGGCCCACCTCATAAGCCGCCGCCATCGTGCGCAGCATCGAAAAGCTTGATCCGCCTCCGGTGTCGGTGGCCAATCCAATCCGCTGCCCTTCGGCCATCAGCCCGGCCATGTCAAAAAGGCCCGATCCGATGAAGGTGTTCGAGGTCGGGCAATGCACCAGCGCCGCGCCGTGTTCACGCAGTTGATCGCGCTCTCGCAGTTCCAGATGGATCGCATGGCCATAGAGGCCCCGCCCGCCGAGCAGGCCAAAGGCCTCGTAGGTGTCCAGATAATCGCGCGCGTCAGGAAAGAGGCCGCGCACCCATTCGATCTCGTCCGTCTGCTCGCTCAGATGCGTCTGCATCAGGCAATCGGGGTGCTCCGCCCACAATGCCCCCATGGCCTCAAGCTGGTCGGGCGTCGAAGTTGGCGAAAACCGCGGCGTGATCGCATATTCCAGCCGGTCCACGCCGTGCCAGCGTTGCAGCAAGGCCTTGGACTGGTCATAGGCGGACTGCGCCGTGTCGCGCAGCCCCTCGGGCGCGTTGCGATCCATGCAGGTCTTGCCGGTGACCACGCGCTGACCACGGGCCTGAGCTGCTGAAAAGAACGCATCGACGCTTTCAGGGTGGATGGTAGCAAAGCTGCACATGGTCGTGGTGCCGTGCGCGGCGGTCAGGTCCAGATAGCGGCCCGCGATGTCATCAGCATATGCGCGATCGGCGAACTTCATTTCTTCGGGAAAGGTATAAGTGTTCAGCCAATCGATCAGCCGCTTGCCCCAGCTCGCGATCATCGCGGTTTGGGGATAGTGCACATGGGCATCAACAAAGCCGGCGATGATCACCTTGTTGCCGTGATGAACGACATCGGCTTCGGGGTAGGCGGCCTGCAATTGCTCCAGATCACCCAAGGCCGCAATATGCTGCCCCGACACGACAACGGCCTCATGCACCTGCACGGCATCGCCGGGCTCTCCCTCGAACGGGGTGCCGGTAAAGGACAGAACACTTCCCTGCAGGATGGTTTGGCTGGCCATTTTGGTGTGCTCCTCGTGCCGTCAAAACGTCGTCAATTTCCGGCACACAGGATAGAGGCCCCATTGATTTCGGTAAATTGCGCTATTGTCATTGTTTTCTGGTAGCAGCTTCTTCTATTTTGCGGCCAATCCAGAAGGGAGCGGAACATGACAACAGGCAACACTCCCATCGATCTAGAAACCACATCTGATGATGACGTCTATGAGTTGGACCGCAAGCAGGTCGCAGCGATCCTCTATGCGGTGGATGTCGAAGACCGCGAAAAACTGACCGAGCTGATGGAGCCGCTTCATGCGGCCGACATCGCCGACTTGTTGGAGCAGGTCAATCCGTTCGACCGGGCGCGTCTGATCCGCCTGTATGACCGCGAGTTTGATGGCGAGATTCTGTCTGAACTCGACGAATCGGTGCGTGAAGAGGTCATCTCGGTGCTGAAGCCCGACGTGCTGGCCGAGGCTGTACGTGAGCTTGAAAGCGACGATGTGGTCGATCTGGTCGAGGACCTGGAAGAGCCGCAGCAAGAGGCCATTCTGGACGCGCTGGAAGACGCCGACCGGATCGCGGTGGAACAGGCGCTGGCTTACCCAGAGAATTCCGCTGGCCGTCTGATGCAGCGCGAGGTTGTCATGGCGCCCGAGCACTGGACAGTGGGCCAGGCCATCGACTTCATGCGCGACAGCGACGATCTGCCAGAGCAGTTCTATCACGTGATACTGGTCGACCCACGCCTGCATCCGGTGGGTAATGTAATGCTGGGCAAGATCATGGCGGCCAAGCGCGAGATACCGCTGCGCGAGATTGCCGAAGATGACTTTCAGACCATCCCCGTCGATCAGGACGAAGAGGATGTCGCCTATGCCTTCAACCAGTACCACCTCATTTCGGCGCCGGTCACCGACGATGACGGACGGCTGGTGGGTGTGATCACGATCGACGACGCCATGGCCGTGCTGGACGAAGAGCATGAAGAGGACATTCTGCGCCTGGCCGGTGTAGCCGAGGAAAGCTCGCTGTCCGACAGCGTGGCCGACACCAGCAAACGGCGGTTGCCGTGGCTGGGCGTGAACCTGTTCACCGCAATCTGCGCCTCGCTGGTGATCTCGCAATTCGAAGACTCGATTTCGCAGCTGGTGTCGCTGGCGATCCTGATGCCCATCGTGGCCTCGATGGGCGGCAACGCGGGCACGCAGTCCCTGACGGTGGCCGTGCGGGCGCTGGCCACGCGCGACCTGACCTCGTCGAACATGTGGCGGGTCATCCGGCGTGAGGTGATGGTCGGCGTGCTCAATGGCCTGTGTTTCGCGCTGGTGCTTGGGACCATCGGGCTGATGTGGTTCGGCTCTCCGATGCTGGGGGTCGTGATCGGGTCCGCTTTGGTCGTGAACATGATCATCGCGGGCTTTGCAGGTACGGTAGTACCCATCGTGCTGGACAAGCTGGGCGTGGACCCGGCGCTGGCATCGGGCACCTTTGTGACGACCACCACGGACGTCATGGGATTCTTCATCTTTTTGGGACTGGCGACGGTGGTGTTGTTATGAACGATCTGGCTGTGATCAAGGCAGAGGCGCGAAAAGCGGGCTTTGCCCGGCGCAAGGCGGCGTTCGACGCGCGGCTGCCCGGCGCGGCAGGGCGGCTGTCCGAGGTTCTGGCAGGCCACCGCGGCGTGTCGCTGTCAGGCTATATGCCCATCCGGACCGAGATTGACCCGCTGGCAGCCATGGCCGAGGCGTCAGCCTATGGCCCCGTCGGTGTGCCGGTGATCCAGGGCGAAGGGCAGGCGCTCAAGTTCTCGCGTTGGACGCCCGAGGGTGCGTTGCGCGATGGCCCGTTTGGGGCCAAGGTGCCCGAGGTTGACGACTTTTTCGAACCCGAGATCCTGATCGTACCGCTGGTGGCCTTTGACGCGCGCGGCGGGCGGCTGGGATACGGCGGCGGGTTTTATGACCGCACTCTGGAAGGGTTGCGTGCCAAACGCCCGACGCTGGCCATAGGCTTTGCTTTTGATGCGCAAGAAGCCAATGAGATCCCGCTGGAACCCACGGACCAGCCTCTCAACATGCTGATCACCGAAAGCCGCGTTCTGACTTTTTGATTTTTGCGAGGCTCCGCCTCGCGCTCCGGGATATTTGAGGCAAGAGGAAATGATGATCTTCTCTCTTCCTCTTGCCAGAAACATCCTGGGGGAGGCGCAGCTTGCTGCGACGGGGGCAAAGCCCCCCAAAAAACGCTCAGTTCAGTCCTTGAAATGCGCTCGGATGTAATCCCAGGCATCAACCTCTGTTCCATCGGCCAGAATGCAGATGCCAACGGCATTGCCGTTTTCATCCTTGCTCAGTTGATATGTGCCGCCGTTTTCGATGCAGAAGGTGGCGGCCGGATTGGCAAGCGTGGTTTTGGTGTCGCTGGCCGAGGCCGCAGAAGTTGCAGCAAGAACAATCACAGTCGTCAGTACGGATTTCATGTGGTCCTCTCTCGTTTCGTGTTTAACGGGAAAGGTTGCATTGCGCGCCTCAGTTTTCAACCTGCGCTTATGCGGGGAAAATTCGCGCCAAGACAGCACAGACGTGTGTTTGATCTTGTCCGAACGGGCAGGGCGGCCTAGGACACAAAGCATGAGATGCTTGTTTCTTGGTGATGTGATGGGCCGTGCCGGGCGCGCGGCGGTTCGGGACAACCTGCCACGTCTGCGTGACGAATGGCGGTTGGATTTTGTCGTGGTCAATGGCGAGAACGCCTCGAACGGAATGGGTTTGAGCGGGGATCATGCCAAGATCCTGCTTGATGCGGGGGCTGATTGCGTCACTCTGGGGGATCATGCGTTCGACCAGAAGGACATGTTGCAGTTCATCCAGAAAGAGCCACGCATCATCCGTCCGCTGAACTTTGCCAAGGGTGCGCCGGGTATGGGCTATCGCCTGTTCGACGCGCCGGGCGGCCGCAAGGTGCTGGTGCTGCAGGTGCTGGGGCAGGTGTTCATGAAACGCGCCTTTGACGATCCGTTTTCTGCCGTGGAAAGGGTGCTGAAATCGCATCCGCGCGGTGGGATTGCGGACGCCATCATTGTGGATGTGCATTGCGAGGCGACGTCCGAAAAGATGGCCATGGGGCATTTCTGCGATGGTAAGGCCAGCCTGGTGGTCGGCACGCACACCCATGTACCGACAGCAGATGCCATGGTTCTGCCGAATGGCACCGGCTATTTGAGCGATGCGGGCATGTGCGGCGACTACAATTCGGTCATCGGTATGGAAAAGATGGAACCTTTGCGCCGCTTCATCACGGGTATGCCCAAGGCACGGTTCACGCCTGCCACCGAAGAGGCGACCCTGTCGGGGGTCTTTGTCGAGACCGACGACCGGACCGGCGCGGCCAAGTCCATCAGCATGGTGCGTGTTGGCGGACGGTTGCAGCAGGCGGGCCCTAGTCTCTGATTACCGTAAATTTTCCGCGTTTTGCCCGGAATTGGTACATACGTTCTGAAATTGTGCGCGAATTGCGGGTGCGCGCAAACGCAGACTTGCCCGAACCCTAGCAATCGGGGACAGTGGCCTTCGGTCTTTTCACTGCTCAGGCGCCAAGGGATACATGCAGCTACTTCAGCTTTCCGAAACCGGCTCGGCCATTGTTGCGCTGATCATCGTGGGCGTCATGTTCGTACTGTTCCTGCGCGAGGTCTTTCCGACCGAGGTAGTGGCCCTTGCGGGCGTGTCGCTGATGCTGGTTACGGGGGTGCTGCCCTATGACGTGGCGTTGCCGGTGCTTGCCAACCCGGCGCCTTGGACCATTGCGGCGATGTTCATCATCATGGGCGCGCTGGTGCGGACCGGGGCGCTGGATGCCTTCACATCTGTGGCACGCAAACAGACCGAGGTGAATCCCAAGTTCGCCATCGCTTTGCTCATGGCTTTTGTTGTGATCGCGTCGGCGTTTGTGTCGAACACGCCGGTTGTGGTCGTGATGATCCCGGTCTTTGTGCAGATCGCGCGTACGCTGAATATGCCCGCCTCGAAACTGCTGATCCCGCTCAGCTATGCAGCGATCATGGGCGGTACGCTGACCCTGATCGGGACCTCGACCAACCTGTTGGTGGACGGTGTGGCGCGGGCCCAAGGGATGGCGGCATTTTCGATCTTCGAGGTCACGCCTCTTGGTCTGGCGGTGGTGGTCTATGGCATGGTCTATCTGCGCTTCATCGCGCCGAAACTGCTGCCCGAGCGCGACAGTATGGCGACCCTTTTGGGCGATGGATCACGCAAGAAGTTCTTTTCCGAGGTGATCATTCCCACCGACAGCAAGTTGATCGGGGAAAAGGCTGTGGATGTTGGCCTGTTCAAACGGTCAGGTGTGCGACTGGTGGATGTGGTGCGCGGTGACGCCTCGCTGCGGCGAGACCTTAAATCGGTGGAACTGCAGGCCGGGGATCGGATCGTGTTGCGCACCAAGATGACCGAATTGCTGGGGCTTCAGGCGAGCAAGGAATTGCAGACTGTCGATCAGGTGTCCGAAGTCGAGACGGCCACGGTCGAAGTACTGATCTCGCCCGGATGCAAGATGGTTGGGCGGTCGTTGGGGAACATGCGGCTGCGCAGGCGCTATGGGGTTTATGTGCTGGCTGTACACCGGCGCAATCAGAACATCGGGCGGCAGTTGGACGATCTGGTGGTTCAGGTGGGTGATACACTGCTTTTGGAAGGGGCGGCGGCGGACATTCAGCGGCTTGCGGTGGATATGGATCTGGTGGATGTGTCGCAACCCTCGGCGCGGGCCTACCGACGGAGCCATGCGCCAATTGCGGTTGCTTCGCTGGTGGGGATCGTGGCGTTGGCAGCTTTGGGCGTGGCTCCGATTCTGATGCTGGCGATCCTGGCGGTGGCACTGGTTCTGGTAACCCGCTGCATCGACGCGGACGAGGCGTTTTCATTCATCGACGGGCGGTTGCTGGCGCTGATTTTCTCGATGCTGGCGATTGGGGCAGCACTGCAAAGTTCCGGCGCCGTCAGCTTGATCGTCGAGGCGATCGCGCCCTACCTGGGAGAGGTGCCGCCGTTTCTGATTGTCTGGGCGATCTATCTGCTGACGTCCGTTCTGACAGAGCTGGTGTCGAACAATGCGGTCGCGGTGGTTGTGACCCCGATTGCCATCGGTCTGGCGCAAACGATGGGCATTGATCCGCGCCCGCTGGTGATCGCGGTCATGGTTGCGGCCTCGGCCTCTTTTGCGACGCCCATCGGGTATCAAACCAACATGCTGGTCTACGGTCCGGGCGGCTATCGCTTCACCGACTTCATGCGGGTGGGCATCCCCCTGAACCTGACCGTGGGGCTTTTGGCTTCGGCCCTGATCCCGCTGATCTGGCCGCTGTGACGGGTAAAAACGGTGTGTTTCCGCGCATCATAAATGGCTTGACTTGAAACGCCTCTCTGCGTTCCGATCTGAGTATTCATGAACGAATTCGGATGGAATGTGATGACGTTAGGTAAGATTTTTGCAAGCGCAGCGTTGAGTGTCGCGATGGGAACGACGGCCATGGCGGGAACGATCACAGGTTCGGCCAGCTACCGAGAACGGATCGCGCTGCCGCCCGAGGCGGTGTTGGATGTGCGTTTGGTCGACATCTCACGTCAGGATGTTGCGGCGACGGTTCTGTCCAGCAAACGCTATGCGATGACGGGGGTGCCG is part of the Falsiruegeria litorea R37 genome and encodes:
- the guaD gene encoding guanine deaminase produces the protein MASQTILQGSVLSFTGTPFEGEPGDAVQVHEAVVVSGQHIAALGDLEQLQAAYPEADVVHHGNKVIIAGFVDAHVHYPQTAMIASWGKRLIDWLNTYTFPEEMKFADRAYADDIAGRYLDLTAAHGTTTMCSFATIHPESVDAFFSAAQARGQRVVTGKTCMDRNAPEGLRDTAQSAYDQSKALLQRWHGVDRLEYAITPRFSPTSTPDQLEAMGALWAEHPDCLMQTHLSEQTDEIEWVRGLFPDARDYLDTYEAFGLLGGRGLYGHAIHLELRERDQLREHGAALVHCPTSNTFIGSGLFDMAGLMAEGQRIGLATDTGGGSSFSMLRTMAAAYEVGQLRGVPLHAAQLLWLATVGSARSLRMDDKIGNLAPGMEADLIVLDLASTPAISQRSAVADDLWEAVFPTIMMGDDRAIAEVWINGQRR
- the mgtE gene encoding magnesium transporter gives rise to the protein MTTGNTPIDLETTSDDDVYELDRKQVAAILYAVDVEDREKLTELMEPLHAADIADLLEQVNPFDRARLIRLYDREFDGEILSELDESVREEVISVLKPDVLAEAVRELESDDVVDLVEDLEEPQQEAILDALEDADRIAVEQALAYPENSAGRLMQREVVMAPEHWTVGQAIDFMRDSDDLPEQFYHVILVDPRLHPVGNVMLGKIMAAKREIPLREIAEDDFQTIPVDQDEEDVAYAFNQYHLISAPVTDDDGRLVGVITIDDAMAVLDEEHEEDILRLAGVAEESSLSDSVADTSKRRLPWLGVNLFTAICASLVISQFEDSISQLVSLAILMPIVASMGGNAGTQSLTVAVRALATRDLTSSNMWRVIRREVMVGVLNGLCFALVLGTIGLMWFGSPMLGVVIGSALVVNMIIAGFAGTVVPIVLDKLGVDPALASGTFVTTTTDVMGFFIFLGLATVVLL
- a CDS encoding 5-formyltetrahydrofolate cyclo-ligase, with the protein product MNDLAVIKAEARKAGFARRKAAFDARLPGAAGRLSEVLAGHRGVSLSGYMPIRTEIDPLAAMAEASAYGPVGVPVIQGEGQALKFSRWTPEGALRDGPFGAKVPEVDDFFEPEILIVPLVAFDARGGRLGYGGGFYDRTLEGLRAKRPTLAIGFAFDAQEANEIPLEPTDQPLNMLITESRVLTF
- a CDS encoding putative hemolysin, which translates into the protein MKSVLTTVIVLAATSAASASDTKTTLANPAATFCIENGGTYQLSKDENGNAVGICILADGTEVDAWDYIRAHFKD
- a CDS encoding TIGR00282 family metallophosphoesterase, which codes for MRCLFLGDVMGRAGRAAVRDNLPRLRDEWRLDFVVVNGENASNGMGLSGDHAKILLDAGADCVTLGDHAFDQKDMLQFIQKEPRIIRPLNFAKGAPGMGYRLFDAPGGRKVLVLQVLGQVFMKRAFDDPFSAVERVLKSHPRGGIADAIIVDVHCEATSEKMAMGHFCDGKASLVVGTHTHVPTADAMVLPNGTGYLSDAGMCGDYNSVIGMEKMEPLRRFITGMPKARFTPATEEATLSGVFVETDDRTGAAKSISMVRVGGRLQQAGPSL
- a CDS encoding SLC13 family permease is translated as MQLLQLSETGSAIVALIIVGVMFVLFLREVFPTEVVALAGVSLMLVTGVLPYDVALPVLANPAPWTIAAMFIIMGALVRTGALDAFTSVARKQTEVNPKFAIALLMAFVVIASAFVSNTPVVVVMIPVFVQIARTLNMPASKLLIPLSYAAIMGGTLTLIGTSTNLLVDGVARAQGMAAFSIFEVTPLGLAVVVYGMVYLRFIAPKLLPERDSMATLLGDGSRKKFFSEVIIPTDSKLIGEKAVDVGLFKRSGVRLVDVVRGDASLRRDLKSVELQAGDRIVLRTKMTELLGLQASKELQTVDQVSEVETATVEVLISPGCKMVGRSLGNMRLRRRYGVYVLAVHRRNQNIGRQLDDLVVQVGDTLLLEGAAADIQRLAVDMDLVDVSQPSARAYRRSHAPIAVASLVGIVALAALGVAPILMLAILAVALVLVTRCIDADEAFSFIDGRLLALIFSMLAIGAALQSSGAVSLIVEAIAPYLGEVPPFLIVWAIYLLTSVLTELVSNNAVAVVVTPIAIGLAQTMGIDPRPLVIAVMVAASASFATPIGYQTNMLVYGPGGYRFTDFMRVGIPLNLTVGLLASALIPLIWPL